The genome window TTCTTCCATCACTTTATTCACATTTTGAAACGGACAAGTTTTCGTGTTTGCTTATTGAGTTCTGTAGCGGCGGAGATCTACATTTGCTTCGCCAACGTCAGCTTGGCAAACATTTCTCTGAATTAGCGGCAAGGTTTGTTCTTTCAGAAAAtacaagtttatatatatatattttcttttcagctgatttgatatttattttgctacatttgtcatttttatttcaagtccgattaaaattattttatcagatcacttttttttttgaaagcattTTATCAGATCACTTATGTCAGCTTAATCGAAACTGGGGCCAGTTAGTTGTAGCAAGATGTTACTAGTAAAGTGATAGATCTATTTACTTGGTTCAGGCTGAATTTATGTAATTACACTGTTTTCCAATAGATCTTCATTATCGTGGCTTGTAGGTTTTATGCTTCAGAAGTTCTGCTTGCCCTTGAGTATTTGCATATGATGGGTGTGGTGTACAGGGATTTGAAGCCAGAAAATGTATTGGTGAGAGAAGATGGCCATATTATGTTATCGGATTTTGATTTATCTTTACGTTGTTTTGTTAATCCCACCCTTGTCCAGTCCAGTAGTCAGCCATCCTGTGCAATGGCTTCCTATTGTATTGAACCCTCATGCATTGATCCTGCATGCAAATTACCTGTTTGTGTGGGCCATTCATGCTTCCAACCTACTTGCTTTAGGCCTCGTATGTTCAAGTCTAAAGCAACGAAGGCTAAGAGTGAAAAACCAAGATTGGTAACTTCAGATTCATTTCCAGAACTTGTTGCTGAACCAACTGCTGCCCGATCCATGTCTTTTGTTGGTACGCATGAGTATTTATCCCCTGAAATTATCAGAGGTGACGGTCATGGAAGTGCTGTTGATTGGTGGACATTTGGGATTTTCCTTTATGAATTGCTGTATGGAAAAACACCATTCAAAGGCAATGGAAACCGTGAGACATTGTTAAATGTGGTTGGCCAGTCTTTAAAATTTCCTGATGGCGCAGTAAGTTTTGCTGCAAAAGATCTAATCCGGGGTCTGCTTGTGAAGGACCCTCATAAAAGATTGGGGTTCAAAAGAGGTGCTACAGAGATAAAGCAACATCCTTTCTTCGAAAGTGTTAATTGGGCTCTCATTCGCGGCACTACACCTCCCGAGATTCCTAGACCAGTTGATCTGTCATGCTATAATCAAACATTAAAGTCATCCTTGTATTCTAATAACAAAGGAGCTCAAGACTCTGAAAGGTCTTCAGGTCCCTACctagattttgaatttttctagAGAAAGTTTAGCAGGAGAATTAGAGGTGTTGTTCACCTGCCTAGTGAATTCCCATTTCAGAATATTTGTATCCgattatgaataataaaattcttcTTTCCCCCATCAAATTTGCACAAGGGTCCTCTCTTTTAATAAGCTGAATTGACAGCTTAGATTAGTGCATGAATATTCTTTTCTTTATCAGACACATCAAATAGTGAAAAGAATAAAAGTAGCTGAACTTTGTTGCTTGGCTGTgattttattcttctttttcATGTCACTGTTTTAAGATTCTTTATCAGGGTCTGTTTGCTGTTTCTCATTtcttttcacaatttttttaaattgtggTCTCTTGAGCATGAGATTCTAGATGGACCCTGCACTCCTCTGATGTTATATTAGAGAATGAGCAAAAAGAAAATTGGAGACAGACAGATCAAGAAAAGTTCTATGCTGGTGAGTGTGTATTGTTAAATATGCTTTTACACTGATTGAAATTTGAAGCATGCAGGTCAAGGTCAAAAAGGAGCTTCATCTCATATGTCTTTAATTTTGCCTTGGCAGTAACTGTTCAAGTCAGTTGAATCAAATTTGCTTTATTTGTGCACTTGATTCTATGCTTTCTTCCAGGCTATGGTTCACTGCATGCATTCTTTTGTTTCCCTTGTTCCTCACCTAATATCATTGGTGTTTTTCTGGTTCCTTCTGCTGATATTTTAGCATTTAAGGGGATGACCAGATTATGTAATTGAAACAAAACCGAGTTCAAGTTCTAGAATAGAATGTGACCCATACTATGGTCGGTGCTTCGTTGCTAGGTGGTGGCAGAAATGGACTTCTTCAGGAGCAAGCAATAACTGTCTTCTCCATGCCGAAGTATTGTTTCTGAATTGGCTGGGGCTGGTGATCAATATTCCCAATGTTTTTAGGTACAAAAGTGTCTGATGTTGAGTCTGGCAGGAATTTTCAGGCTAATTTAGTTACGCGACTTGCAGCCAAAATTGAGGCGTGTGTTCTCTTGTTGTGCAATGATGACAAATCCGAGCATCATTGGATAGGAGTTGTCGTGCCACAAGATTATCTCCCACCCCTTGTAAAATCCTTATCTCAAGTCAAAAGATAATGTTGAATGATCCACtatgtttatgttttttatataattaaacacGCTATTATATTCTTTCCCAAGGTTTAAACTCTTGACATCCCGTAGAAGAGATGAATTAGAGATACTATTATAGAACCAAGAAATCTTTGAACTTTGATAGTTATTTTGCCATTCAAAAAATCATTGATTTCGTTCCGTTCACTTTAACAGAAGTATCATTAGCTCATTGGCTCATGCTTGCTTGTATCCGGTATTCCGGACTTCCGGTGAGCTGTTCGCTCCCACTCGTAAAGGGCTATACTCTAAAAAAGCAGAGgagtataaaaattatatactaggCCCTGAGCCTGGACCATATAAAAGCATCGAGTTGGACAAATAAGCCCATAATTTAGGTGATCCCCTACCAAGTCTACAACACAAAACTCAAAATCTATGATACTATTTTGTCGCTGGAATGGGGTATTGAAATTCATAGCTTTAAAGTTTAACCGTGACAGCCC of Daucus carota subsp. sativus chromosome 3, DH1 v3.0, whole genome shotgun sequence contains these proteins:
- the LOC108211187 gene encoding serine/threonine-protein kinase D6PKL2, with the protein product MSQAGTPSGDAESLRLSFQDLSINSSTSTEYFSSVLDSSISNSSKSSDGNFGGKVVKLDLEGVDCVESEKTSLSFSLSSSSCSKNVDVNEVSFRSACPSKPHKGNDLRWDVIQCVKAKDGELGLGHFRLLKKLGFGDIGSVYLAELRGVGCLFAMKVMDKAMLAERKKLMRAQTEREILGLLDHPFLPSLYSHFETDKFSCLLIEFCSGGDLHLLRQRQLGKHFSELAARFYASEVLLALEYLHMMGVVYRDLKPENVLVREDGHIMLSDFDLSLRCFVNPTLVQSSSQPSCAMASYCIEPSCIDPACKLPVCVGHSCFQPTCFRPRMFKSKATKAKSEKPRLVTSDSFPELVAEPTAARSMSFVGTHEYLSPEIIRGDGHGSAVDWWTFGIFLYELLYGKTPFKGNGNRETLLNVVGQSLKFPDGAVSFAAKDLIRGLLVKDPHKRLGFKRGATEIKQHPFFESVNWALIRGTTPPEIPRPVDLSCYNQTLKSSLYSNNKGAQDSERSSGPYLDFEFF